Proteins co-encoded in one Vibrio aquimaris genomic window:
- the rsmI gene encoding 16S rRNA (cytidine(1402)-2'-O)-methyltransferase — MTDKKTLPTEVPTLYIVPTPIGNLGDITQRALDTLTNVDLIAAEDTRHTGKLLSHFGISTKTFALHDHNEQQKAQVLVEKLLAGYSIALVSDAGTPLISDPGYHLVTKCRQAGVKVVPLPGACAVVTALSASGLPSDRFSFEGFLPAKSKGRKDKFLEIAKAERTCIFYESPHRILDSLHDMLEILGAEREVVLARELTKTFETIQGLPLAKLVDWVKSDENQQRGEMALLVHGYRAVSDDSLPEEATRTLAILSKELPLKKAAALAAEIYNLKKNALYKWGLEHLD; from the coding sequence ATGACAGATAAAAAAACCTTACCAACTGAGGTTCCAACTCTTTACATTGTCCCGACGCCAATTGGCAATTTAGGTGATATCACTCAACGGGCTCTTGATACATTAACCAATGTTGATCTTATCGCTGCTGAAGATACTCGCCATACTGGCAAGTTGTTATCCCACTTTGGTATTTCGACGAAAACCTTTGCTTTGCATGATCATAATGAGCAACAAAAAGCGCAAGTTTTAGTTGAAAAACTGTTAGCTGGATACTCTATTGCACTGGTTTCTGATGCTGGTACCCCATTAATTAGCGATCCAGGATACCATTTGGTGACAAAGTGTCGTCAGGCTGGCGTTAAAGTTGTACCGCTGCCTGGTGCATGCGCGGTTGTCACCGCTTTAAGTGCATCTGGTTTACCTTCCGATCGTTTTAGCTTTGAAGGCTTCTTACCCGCTAAGAGCAAAGGACGAAAAGATAAGTTTCTTGAGATTGCTAAAGCTGAGCGTACCTGTATTTTCTATGAATCGCCACATAGAATACTCGATTCTCTTCACGATATGCTAGAGATCCTAGGGGCTGAACGTGAAGTGGTTCTCGCTCGTGAATTGACCAAAACCTTTGAAACCATTCAGGGATTACCCTTGGCTAAGCTGGTTGATTGGGTTAAATCTGATGAGAACCAGCAAAGAGGGGAAATGGCGTTGCTTGTTCATGGATATCGAGCAGTTAGTGATGATTCATTGCCTGAAGAAGCAACTCGAACTCTAGCTATTTTAAGTAAAGAGTTACCCCTTAAAAAAGCCGCAGCTTTGGCCGCTGAGATATATAACTTAAAGAAAAATGCGCTTTATAAGTGGGGCCTTGAGCACCTTGACTAA
- a CDS encoding penicillin-binding protein activator, translating to MAMNNHKRRSVTRILTPVALAVILTACSTAPSKQTNVDITLSPNQSTRTYLMRADSSQGNIQNDWLIMALKAAIKSNDYTQSDLLIRRLARQDLSHMQQAELQLAHTELLIKQAQYDEALNNLNFDASWKLADVQWQAYHQVRAQLFNKQANYFEATRELIASAKYAQPSQQKGISQSIWDNLSQYNQYQITEFTANRDEEVLDGWLQLSIYTKTLSANLSQMKNTLEKWLEENPNHPAALYTPSGIIDLLNLEVTKPVNTALLLPLSGKFSKQAQLIRDGFILEMMNDTQRDENASLTIIDTNNTTVEQLEQTLVEKRIDFVVGPLIKSNIDKLTQAQSGFSQPLPTLALNIPDSLENGNNTCYLALSPEQEVSQAAKHLYSQGYRYPLILAPKGSLGTRVVEAFEQEWKKHSNNHVAVNLFGDKRQLQKDINKVFGLQESQQHIAQMESLLNIPLKTQPRSRRDIDAVYIVAGNAELTLIKPFIEVAVNPDTIPPKLFSNSRSNNGRQQYEDLSGVMYSDIPLLVQPNESLEAQMELLWPKDSNSEKRLQALGMDAYLLMEQLPQMKVVEGYTLQGNTGLLSLSSDCVVQREISWAEYGQVE from the coding sequence ATGGCTATGAATAACCACAAGAGACGCAGTGTAACACGCATATTGACTCCTGTAGCCCTTGCTGTCATTTTGACAGCTTGTTCTACAGCCCCATCTAAGCAAACAAACGTTGATATCACCCTTTCTCCAAATCAATCAACGAGAACTTACCTTATGCGGGCTGACAGCAGTCAAGGCAATATTCAAAATGACTGGCTAATCATGGCACTGAAAGCTGCAATAAAATCCAACGATTACACTCAAAGTGATTTACTCATCCGTCGCTTAGCTAGACAAGATCTTTCTCACATGCAACAAGCAGAGTTGCAACTAGCACATACAGAATTATTAATTAAACAAGCTCAGTATGATGAAGCCTTGAATAACTTAAACTTCGATGCTTCGTGGAAGTTAGCAGACGTTCAATGGCAAGCCTATCATCAAGTGAGAGCCCAATTATTCAACAAGCAGGCCAATTACTTTGAAGCCACTAGGGAGCTGATCGCCTCAGCTAAATACGCACAACCTTCACAACAAAAAGGTATCTCTCAAAGTATTTGGGACAATTTGAGTCAGTATAACCAATATCAGATCACAGAGTTTACTGCTAACCGTGATGAAGAAGTTTTAGATGGTTGGTTGCAATTATCTATCTACACAAAAACCTTATCTGCTAATCTTTCTCAGATGAAGAATACCCTTGAAAAGTGGCTCGAAGAAAACCCTAATCACCCTGCCGCGCTATATACACCATCAGGAATTATTGATCTTCTCAACCTAGAAGTCACTAAGCCTGTAAACACTGCTCTACTACTCCCACTATCAGGGAAATTTTCTAAACAGGCACAACTTATCCGTGATGGCTTCATTCTGGAAATGATGAACGACACTCAGCGTGATGAAAACGCCAGTCTGACTATTATTGACACCAACAACACTACAGTTGAGCAGCTAGAACAAACCCTGGTAGAGAAACGTATCGACTTCGTGGTAGGGCCACTAATAAAAAGCAATATAGACAAGCTCACCCAAGCACAGTCTGGTTTCTCACAACCCTTACCGACACTCGCACTCAACATTCCCGATAGCTTGGAAAACGGGAATAATACTTGTTACCTTGCGCTTTCTCCTGAGCAAGAGGTTTCTCAGGCAGCAAAACATTTATATTCACAAGGTTACCGCTACCCACTGATCTTGGCACCTAAAGGAAGCCTAGGTACGCGCGTTGTCGAAGCCTTTGAGCAAGAGTGGAAAAAGCATAGTAATAATCACGTTGCGGTTAATTTGTTCGGAGATAAACGCCAACTTCAAAAAGACATCAACAAAGTATTTGGTTTGCAGGAAAGCCAGCAGCACATCGCACAAATGGAATCACTGCTGAACATCCCTCTCAAAACACAGCCACGTAGTAGGCGTGATATAGATGCCGTCTATATTGTTGCTGGGAATGCTGAACTGACCTTAATCAAACCTTTTATTGAAGTAGCAGTTAACCCGGACACTATTCCACCTAAGCTATTTTCGAATTCACGCAGTAACAACGGACGTCAACAGTATGAGGATTTGTCAGGAGTAATGTATAGCGATATACCATTGCTTGTTCAGCCTAATGAGTCACTTGAAGCGCAAATGGAGCTACTTTGGCCCAAAGACTCTAATTCAGAAAAACGTTTACAAGCTCTTGGTATGGACGCTTATTTATTGATGGAGCAACTTCCACAAATGAAAGTAGTCGAAGGCTATACATTGCAAGGAAATACAGGATTGCTAAGTCTCAGCTCAGACTGCGTCGTACAGCGTGAGATCAGTTGGGCTGAATATGGGCAAGTTGAATAA